CCGCGCGACGGAGTGGTGACCGCCGACTACCCGGTCTCCTCCCTGGCCGCGTCCAGCAAGGAGACCCGCGAGACCGTCCGCCGCCTCGCCGAGGCCCTGCGGACGCCGAAGGTGCAGGGCGAGATCACCCGTGACACGCATCGCCGTCCGGTCGTCGCCTCCGTGCCTCCGGCGGCGGGCCTGGACAGCGGAAGGCGTCGCGAACTCCCCTTCCCCGGCAGCCGATCCGTCGCCGACCGGCTCCTCGACTCGTACGAGAACAAGCTCCGCCGGCCGTCCAGGACCGTATACGTTCTCGATACCTCGGGCTCGATGGGCGGCGACCGGCTCGCCCGGCTGAAGAAGGCGCTCACCGATCTGACGGGCGACTTCCGCGACCGCGAGGAGGTGACGCTGATGCCGTTCGGGTCGAAGGTCAAGAGCGTCCGCACGCATGTGATGCGACCCGAGGACCCGAAGGCCGGGCTCGACGGGATCCGCAAGGACACCCGCGCGCTCAGCGCCGAGGGCGACACCGCGATCTACACGTCGCTGGAGAAGGCGTACGAGCATCTGGGCACCGACGACGACACGTTCACGTCGATCGTGCTGATGACGGACGGCGAGAACACCACGGGCGCGAGCCCCGGACACTTCGACGACTTCTATTCCGGGCTGCCGGGCGGACAGCGGGAGATCCCGGTCTTCCCGATCCTGTTCGGCGACTCCGACCGCGGCGAGCTCCAGCACATCGCCGACCTGACCGGCGGCCGCCTCTTCGACGCCCAGAAGGGCTCGCTCGACGGCGCCTTCGAGGAGATCCGTGGCTACCAATAAGTTCCTGGGCTATCTGGAGTCCCGCAAGAACCTCACCGGCAGCGGCTGCGGGCTCGTCGGCCTGGCGCTGACCTTCACCGGGGTCGCCGGCCCGTACTGGCCCGTCGTCGTCGCCGGCCTGTACGGCGCGGGCGCCCTGATCGCCCCGCCGGAGCGCCCCCCGCTCCCGGACTTCCCGGACCCGTCGGCCCAACTCGACGCATTGCGGCTCGACTTCGGCAAGCTGCGGGAGTATCTGGGCGGGGTCGAGCTGCCACCCGCCGCGGCCGGTCGGCTCACCGAACTGACGGAACTCCTGGCCGCGCTGCTGGACCCCGGTTGGGTCGCCGAGGTCCTCGCCCAGGACCCGGAGGGCGTGCATACGCTGTCCCGTGCCGTACGGCAGGACATCCCCGAGGCCGTCGACACCTTCGTAAGGACTCGGTGGTGGACCCGGCTGGCCCCAGGCACCGAACCGCCGGAGCGCCATCTGGAGCGCCAACTCACCCTGTTGTACGAGGAGTCGGACCGGCTGGCGGCCTCGCTACGGGAGACGGAGGCGCGGCGGCAGGAGTCGCACACGCGCTATCTGGAAGACCGGGGGCGCTGGTAGTAACGGCTCATCCCGCTCGCGTGGCGATGACGATCAGGATCACCACCACCGCGATCAGCAGGGCGACCTTCAGCGCCGTGGCCCACGCCCCGCCCGTCGGCTCCTGCTGCGGAGCGTCCGGCACCGGAACCGGCACCGGCCCGTTGAACACGTCGTGCCCCGTCACCGCTGCCCGCGTGCACCACGGGCAGGACGTCAGATGGGAGCCGTATGTGTGCAGCGGCCGGTTCTGGCAGACCCGTACCAGGGAGCGCTCCTTGTCCAGGGCGCGCAGCCAGGCCTCCGCCGGGGGGCGCGCCGCGGGGGCGTGCACGCCGGGGCCGAAGGCGGCGCGGGCCAGGGTGAGGAGTTCGGGGGGCAGCACGGAGGGGTCGATGGTGCCGCGCGGGATGACGACCAGCTCGGGGCGTACGACGTAGGAACAGCTGGCGGCGATGTTGTCCTTGACGGTCGACTCGGAGGCGCTGTCGTGCGGGACGCCGCCGAAGGGGTGGTTGCCCGCGGTCAGCAGCTGGTAGACGAGGACCGCGAGGGCGAAGTCGTCGGTGGCGCGGGTGGCGGGGCCGCCGGCCTGGCGCTCGGGGGACGAATAGTCGGTGGTGTGCATCAGACAGGGGAAGAGTTCCCCGGTCACCGGATCGTTGAAGGCGATGGAGTCGCAGTCGAGGAAGGTGACGAAGCCGTTGGCGTCGACCACCACGTTGCTGCTGGAGAAGTCGCCGATGACGAGGTTGTCGTAGTGCATGCGGGCGGTCATGAAGGCGAGGTTCCAGGCGACGCCGAGCAGAAAGCGCCAGTCGGCCCGTTCGGGGAAGAGCTTGAGCCGCTGGGCTCGGGTGAACAGGCCGATCAGCTGGACGTGCTGGGGCTCGCCGAAGCGGCGCATGGCGTAGCCGAGGAACTCGCCCTGGGGGCCGCGGGCCAGGGCGGTGGGCCAGGCCAGTTCGGGCGGCTGGGACAGGTCGGTGGGGCGGGCGGCGAGCGGGGACATGATCAGCATCCGCATCAGCCGGCGCTCCTGGTCCAGGCCCGGCGGTTCGCGGTAGAGCTTGACGACGATCCCGTCGTCGCCGACGACCGGGAAGACGGCCGCCTGGCCGCCGCCCTTGAGCGGCAGCTCCGCGAGGGTGACCTGCTTCCCGTCCAGGAACACCGTGAGGCCGCTCATGGCCGCGCCTTGAGCACGGCCCGCAGCAGGGTCTTGTCGTCGGCGTTCAGGGCGGTGAGCCGGTCCGACCTCAGCAGGGTCGCGAGCCCCTCGTGGCTGTTGTCGGTCACGGTGTCGAGGGAGCGGAACACGGCGTCGACGAAGGAGGTGTTCGGGGACAGCGCGCCGCCGCCGGCG
This genomic interval from Streptomyces dengpaensis contains the following:
- a CDS encoding substrate-binding and vWA domain-containing protein, translated to MRRRTACAVVALLAVTACTAQEEKKSEGNAAPEPGTLRVLASSELSDMKPILDRIQQDTGITVKPTYIGTLAAVDLLAQGKADSAYDALWLSSNDYLHLRPDAAKKVVSETPVMSSPVAIGVKPATVNALGWKPDDVTWSQVEKAVADGKLTYGMTDPARSNSGFSTLISVASGLSGAQSALTDADVDKATPKLREFFKGQKLTSGSSGWLATAYERRGTVDALLNYESVLKGMKGLTVIRPRDGVVTADYPVSSLAASSKETRETVRRLAEALRTPKVQGEITRDTHRRPVVASVPPAAGLDSGRRRELPFPGSRSVADRLLDSYENKLRRPSRTVYVLDTSGSMGGDRLARLKKALTDLTGDFRDREEVTLMPFGSKVKSVRTHVMRPEDPKAGLDGIRKDTRALSAEGDTAIYTSLEKAYEHLGTDDDTFTSIVLMTDGENTTGASPGHFDDFYSGLPGGQREIPVFPILFGDSDRGELQHIADLTGGRLFDAQKGSLDGAFEEIRGYQ